The following coding sequences are from one Prochlorococcus sp. MIT 1314 window:
- the typA gene encoding translational GTPase TypA, which translates to MSSSIKEIRNVAIIAHVDHGKTTLVDALLSQSGIFRDNEVIPTCVMDSNDLERERGITILSKNTAVNYKNTRINIIDTPGHADFGGEVERVLGMVDGCLLIVDANEGPMPQTRFVLKKALEKGLRPIVFVNKIDRPRVVPEIAIDKVLDLFLELGADDDQCDFPYLFGSGLSGFAKEDMESNSDNMMPLFEAILRHVPPPVGDSNKPLQLQITTLDYSDFLGRIVIGKIHNGTIKNGQQTCLIKENGKTIKGKVSKLLGFEGLQRIDINEAFAGDIVAVSGFDDVNIGETIACPDSPHPLPLIKVDEPTLNMTFVVNDSPFAGKEGKFVTSRQLKNRLERELLTNVALRVEETESPDRFSVSGRGELHLGILIETMRREGFEFQISQPQVIFREIDNVECEPIETLVLDVPEVSVGSCIEKLGSRKAEMKNMQTSSDGRTQLEFLVPSRGLIGFRGEFVRITRGEGIMSHSFYEYKPKTGDFETRRNGVLIAFEEGVATFYALKNAEDRGVYFIKPGVKVYKGMIIGENNRPQDLELNICKTKQLTNMRSAGAEELDTLQSPVDITLERALEYIGPDEMLEVTPDSIRMRKINKKKKY; encoded by the coding sequence ATGTCATCTTCAATAAAAGAAATTAGGAATGTTGCAATTATAGCCCACGTAGATCATGGTAAGACAACTCTAGTGGATGCCTTGTTATCGCAATCAGGAATATTTAGAGATAATGAAGTTATTCCTACATGTGTAATGGATTCAAATGATTTAGAAAGAGAAAGAGGAATAACCATACTCTCAAAAAATACTGCAGTTAACTATAAAAACACCAGAATTAACATTATAGATACACCTGGTCATGCTGATTTTGGAGGCGAAGTCGAGAGGGTTTTGGGAATGGTTGATGGTTGTTTACTTATTGTTGATGCAAATGAGGGCCCAATGCCACAAACAAGATTTGTCTTAAAAAAAGCATTAGAAAAAGGCCTAAGGCCTATAGTTTTTGTAAACAAAATTGATAGACCAAGAGTAGTACCAGAAATAGCAATTGATAAGGTTCTTGATTTGTTTTTAGAATTGGGAGCTGATGATGATCAATGTGATTTTCCTTATCTTTTTGGAAGCGGCCTATCTGGTTTCGCGAAAGAAGATATGGAATCTAATAGTGACAATATGATGCCCCTATTTGAAGCTATTCTCAGACATGTTCCACCTCCAGTAGGCGACTCAAATAAACCTCTTCAACTACAAATTACTACTTTGGACTATTCTGATTTCTTGGGTAGGATTGTAATAGGAAAGATTCATAATGGAACCATAAAAAATGGTCAACAAACTTGTTTGATTAAAGAAAATGGAAAAACTATTAAGGGCAAGGTTAGTAAACTATTAGGATTCGAAGGATTACAAAGAATTGACATAAATGAAGCATTCGCAGGTGATATTGTTGCTGTTTCTGGTTTCGATGACGTCAATATTGGTGAGACCATCGCATGTCCCGATTCTCCTCATCCTCTTCCATTAATCAAAGTTGATGAACCTACTTTAAATATGACTTTTGTTGTCAATGATTCCCCATTTGCTGGTAAAGAAGGGAAATTTGTTACTAGTAGACAATTAAAAAATAGATTGGAGAGGGAACTTTTAACAAATGTTGCCCTAAGGGTCGAAGAAACTGAATCTCCCGACAGGTTCTCAGTTTCAGGAAGAGGTGAATTACATTTAGGTATTTTGATTGAAACCATGAGAAGAGAGGGGTTTGAGTTCCAAATCTCACAACCTCAAGTAATTTTTAGAGAAATTGATAATGTTGAATGTGAGCCTATAGAGACTTTGGTTCTAGATGTACCTGAAGTGTCTGTTGGTTCATGCATAGAGAAACTTGGATCGAGAAAGGCAGAGATGAAAAACATGCAGACAAGTTCAGATGGGAGAACCCAATTAGAATTCCTTGTGCCATCTAGAGGACTAATTGGATTTCGTGGTGAATTTGTTAGGATAACTAGAGGTGAAGGTATCATGAGTCACTCTTTTTATGAATATAAACCTAAGACAGGAGATTTTGAAACAAGGAGAAATGGAGTTCTTATAGCTTTTGAGGAAGGTGTGGCCACATTTTATGCATTAAAGAATGCTGAAGATAGGGGGGTTTATTTTATTAAACCAGGAGTTAAAGTTTATAAGGGAATGATAATTGGAGAGAATAATCGACCTCAAGATCTTGAGTTGAATATATGTAAAACTAAGCAGTTGACTAATATGAGGTCTGCAGGGGCAGAGGAACTTGATACTTTGCAGTCACCTGTTGATATTACCCTTGAGAGAGCACTTGAATATATCGGTCCTGATGAAATGCTAGAGGTAACACCTGATTCAATAAGAATGAGAAAAATAAATAAGAAGAAAAAATATTAA
- a CDS encoding M15 family metallopeptidase produces MEQKKDLNQFDIPFAKRTYLNTSNSTLLKKFIIFSPFLFLLFSLTLLRLIRDIELEPLINLNFKIERNHEHRILGHLPYKEISKDKLVLIEPNIEVHVDMRDSLLNMREEARKNGIYLVFLSGYRSINLQNDIFYSLKSIRNQEAAERARVSAPPGYSEHSTGFAIDIGDATRRETDFETEFENTDAFRWLIKNAAKYHFKLSFNKNNQYIDYEPWHWRYEGSIEALKVFESSNRKL; encoded by the coding sequence TTGGAACAAAAAAAAGATTTAAATCAATTTGATATACCTTTCGCCAAAAGAACTTACTTAAATACTTCTAATTCAACATTATTAAAAAAATTTATTATATTTTCTCCATTTCTTTTTCTCCTTTTTTCCCTTACTTTATTGCGATTGATTAGAGACATAGAATTAGAACCTCTGATCAATCTCAATTTTAAGATTGAGAGAAATCACGAACATAGAATTTTGGGTCATCTACCCTATAAAGAAATTAGTAAAGATAAATTAGTTTTAATTGAGCCAAATATTGAAGTTCATGTTGACATGCGTGATTCTTTATTAAATATGAGAGAAGAAGCTAGAAAGAATGGGATATATTTGGTCTTCTTGAGTGGGTATAGATCAATAAATTTGCAAAACGATATTTTTTATTCTTTAAAATCTATTAGAAATCAAGAAGCGGCAGAAAGAGCTAGAGTTTCAGCCCCACCTGGATATTCTGAGCATAGTACTGGTTTTGCAATTGATATTGGTGATGCTACTCGAAGAGAAACAGACTTTGAGACTGAATTCGAAAATACTGATGCCTTTAGATGGTTAATCAAAAATGCAGCTAAGTACCACTTTAAGTTATCTTTTAACAAAAATAATCAATATATAGATTACGAACCTTGGCATTGGAGATATGAGGGCTCTATTGAAGCTTTAAAAGTTTTTGAAAGTTCAAATAGAAAATTATAA
- a CDS encoding M15 family metallopeptidase translates to MKIWNEIPIKENGDKLIAIPSYLNFFDPHPYSHLGAPYKDKTSIWKLRKEVVNRLVKVNDYLKLKTSFYLLIYDSWRPLEVQEFMFKRSFLLECKKLDIDASIKNMKSYPSILKKVEKFWAYPSCDPMCPPPHSTGGALDVCLSDKFGNPVEMGSKVDQMDLTSNPYFYENKKNEKAVIWNARRNLLREIMTKFGFAQHPNEWWHFSYGDQLWAWKNKKANAIYGKI, encoded by the coding sequence TTGAAGATTTGGAATGAAATACCAATTAAAGAGAATGGAGATAAATTAATTGCTATACCAAGCTACTTAAACTTTTTTGATCCGCACCCTTACTCTCATTTGGGAGCACCTTATAAAGATAAAACTTCTATTTGGAAATTAAGAAAGGAGGTTGTAAATAGATTAGTAAAAGTAAATGATTATTTGAAATTAAAGACTAGTTTTTACCTTTTAATTTATGACAGTTGGCGACCTTTAGAAGTACAAGAATTTATGTTTAAAAGATCATTTTTATTAGAGTGCAAAAAATTAGATATTGATGCTTCCATAAAAAATATGAAATCTTATCCATCTATTTTAAAGAAAGTTGAAAAATTTTGGGCATATCCTTCCTGCGACCCTATGTGTCCTCCACCTCATTCAACTGGTGGAGCACTGGATGTCTGTTTGTCTGATAAATTTGGAAATCCTGTTGAGATGGGAAGCAAAGTTGATCAAATGGATTTAACTTCAAATCCTTATTTCTATGAAAACAAAAAAAATGAAAAAGCAGTTATTTGGAATGCTAGAAGAAATTTATTGAGGGAAATTATGACTAAATTTGGGTTTGCACAACATCCAAATGAATGGTGGCATTTTAGTTATGGTGACCAATTATGGGCTTGGAAAAATAAAAAAGCAAATGCTATTTATGGGAAAATTTAA
- a CDS encoding NADPH-dependent assimilatory sulfite reductase hemoprotein subunit, which produces MIKVEKVKKKKNSTKEETVCLANGLEVSKFEKFKESSKFLKEPLATELVNKNDHFTNDAVQLLKFHGSYQQDNRENRKPGKSKDWQMMLRLRSPGGEIPGKLFLALDELSDKLGNGSLRATTRQAFQMHGIRKENLKEVIQTIINSMGSTLAACGDINRNVMAPAAPFDSPDYIIARALAKKVADLLTPLAGQGTFLELWADGDLEYTIKPDKEIEAIRRLQFKDNVFSGIKDEPLYGSTYLPRKFKCAVTVPGDNSVDLLTNDIGIVAFTSKDGNLEGCNFYVGGGMGRTHNNEETFARIADPLGYVKEQDIYELIQSIVAIQRDYGDRKSRKNSRMKYLLHRKGIKWFKKLLIEKYFKKEIKKIRKEPNQILVDYLGWHKQNKSSYFVGLPLLSGRLSGEKKNTITTIVKKYNLDLRLTPNQDILLCNIPNKNKSEIKKILSKIGYNNLDKINEIQRHALACPALPLCGLAMTEAERILPDVLKRIEKLLVDLKIEKTILFRMTGCPNGCTRPYMAELALVGSGQNKYQLWLGGSKNLQRLAKPYLQRMELNDLEKTLQPLFNHWKSSLDLDFGDFINTQDENSILNLLNKIN; this is translated from the coding sequence TTGATCAAGGTTGAGAAAGTAAAAAAGAAAAAAAATTCTACTAAAGAAGAAACTGTTTGCTTGGCAAATGGATTAGAAGTTTCTAAATTTGAAAAATTCAAAGAAAGCAGCAAATTTCTTAAGGAACCACTTGCTACGGAATTAGTTAACAAGAACGATCATTTTACTAATGATGCAGTTCAGTTATTGAAATTCCATGGTAGCTATCAACAAGATAACAGGGAGAATAGAAAGCCTGGCAAAAGTAAAGATTGGCAAATGATGCTTAGGTTGAGAAGTCCAGGAGGGGAGATCCCTGGGAAATTATTTTTAGCATTAGATGAATTATCTGACAAACTGGGTAATGGATCACTTAGGGCAACAACAAGGCAAGCCTTTCAAATGCATGGAATTAGAAAGGAGAATTTAAAAGAAGTAATTCAAACAATTATAAATTCAATGGGCTCAACATTAGCTGCATGTGGGGACATAAATAGAAATGTAATGGCTCCAGCGGCTCCATTTGATTCGCCGGATTACATTATTGCAAGAGCATTGGCTAAAAAAGTTGCAGACCTTCTCACACCATTAGCTGGACAAGGTACTTTTTTAGAGCTTTGGGCTGATGGGGATTTAGAATACACAATAAAGCCTGACAAAGAAATTGAAGCCATTAGGAGGCTTCAATTTAAAGATAATGTTTTTAGTGGAATAAAAGATGAGCCTCTATATGGTTCAACTTATTTACCAAGAAAATTCAAATGCGCTGTTACAGTCCCTGGAGATAATTCAGTTGATCTTCTTACTAATGACATCGGAATAGTTGCCTTTACTTCAAAAGATGGAAACTTAGAGGGTTGCAACTTCTATGTTGGCGGTGGCATGGGTCGCACACATAATAATGAAGAAACTTTCGCAAGAATTGCAGATCCGCTGGGATATGTTAAAGAACAAGATATTTATGAATTAATACAAAGTATTGTTGCTATTCAAAGAGATTATGGTGACAGAAAATCAAGAAAAAATTCTAGAATGAAATACCTTCTTCATAGAAAAGGTATTAAATGGTTTAAAAAGTTACTCATAGAAAAGTACTTTAAAAAAGAAATAAAAAAAATCAGAAAAGAACCGAATCAAATCCTTGTTGATTATCTAGGTTGGCACAAACAAAATAAAAGCTCTTATTTCGTAGGGTTACCTTTACTATCAGGGAGATTATCAGGAGAGAAAAAAAATACCATTACTACTATCGTAAAAAAATATAATCTTGATTTAAGACTTACTCCTAATCAAGATATTTTACTTTGTAATATTCCTAATAAAAACAAAAGTGAAATCAAAAAAATTCTATCAAAAATTGGATACAACAATTTAGATAAAATTAATGAAATACAAAGACATGCGTTGGCATGTCCAGCTTTACCACTTTGTGGTCTTGCGATGACTGAGGCAGAAAGAATTTTACCTGATGTCCTCAAAAGGATTGAAAAATTACTAGTAGATCTAAAAATAGAAAAGACAATATTATTTAGAATGACAGGGTGTCCAAATGGATGTACAAGGCCTTACATGGCGGAATTAGCACTTGTAGGAAGTGGACAAAACAAATACCAATTATGGTTGGGGGGAAGTAAAAATCTACAAAGATTGGCTAAACCATACTTACAAAGAATGGAACTAAACGATTTAGAAAAAACTCTTCAACCACTATTTAATCATTGGAAAAGTAGTTTAGATTTAGATTTCGGCGATTTTATAAATACGCAAGATGAAAATTCTATTTTGAATTTACTAAATAAAATTAATTAG
- a CDS encoding DUF309 domain-containing protein has protein sequence MNEESTKSFNDSLFTALNLFNNHEWYEAHDAFEEIWNSVQGDERQVIQGILQVSVSQFHLSKGNLNGATILLGEGLGRIKTRTKINLGIDLESFCRCLEDLLRKLQYKEILNEDDKPFLKPL, from the coding sequence ATGAATGAAGAAAGTACAAAAAGTTTTAATGATTCCCTTTTTACTGCTTTAAATCTTTTTAACAATCATGAATGGTATGAGGCTCATGACGCTTTTGAAGAAATTTGGAATTCTGTTCAAGGTGACGAAAGACAAGTCATCCAAGGAATTTTGCAAGTATCCGTATCGCAGTTTCACTTAAGTAAGGGTAATTTAAATGGAGCTACTATTTTGCTTGGAGAAGGTTTAGGTAGGATAAAAACTAGAACCAAGATTAATTTAGGTATTGATCTTGAATCTTTCTGCAGATGTTTGGAAGATTTATTGAGGAAATTACAATATAAAGAGATCTTAAATGAGGACGATAAGCCTTTTTTGAAACCTCTTTGA
- the chlP gene encoding geranylgeranyl reductase produces MLRVAVIGGGPSGSCAAEILAKSGIQTWLFERKLDNAKPCGGAIPLCMVEEFDLPESIIDRKVRHMRMISPSNREVDISLDKVYGKSDNEFIGMCRREVMDAFMRNRAADLGATLINGLVTSIDTGNNNQGPYKLIYSDYSSGDKKGELKELTVDLLIGADGANSRVAKAMDAGDYKVAIAFQERIKLPKEEMSYYEDLAEMYVGTDVSPDFYGWVFPKYDHVAVGTGTMQENQSLIKGLQEGVRNRAKKRLVNGEVIKVEAHPIPEHPRPRRVVGRMALVGDAAGYVTKSSGEGIYFAAKSGRMCAEEIVEASKNGEIIPSENDLKNYLKKWDKKYGATYKVLEILQNIFYRNDSAREAFVEMCDDMDVQRLTFDSYLYKKVVAMKPIQQIKLTLLTLGSILRGKALAPLNYKPVDSAVREEKEVEKMLKNYSIKGGIKVKRSKV; encoded by the coding sequence ATGTTGAGGGTAGCTGTTATTGGAGGAGGTCCAAGTGGTTCATGTGCTGCAGAAATACTTGCCAAATCTGGAATACAAACTTGGCTTTTCGAAAGAAAATTAGACAATGCCAAACCTTGTGGTGGAGCTATACCTCTATGCATGGTAGAAGAATTTGACTTGCCCGAATCAATTATCGATAGAAAAGTAAGGCATATGCGAATGATCTCTCCTTCAAATAGAGAAGTTGATATAAGTTTAGATAAGGTTTATGGCAAAAGTGATAATGAATTTATAGGAATGTGCAGAAGAGAAGTAATGGATGCCTTCATGCGAAACAGGGCCGCTGATCTAGGAGCTACATTAATTAATGGATTAGTTACTTCAATTGATACAGGCAATAACAACCAAGGTCCATATAAACTTATATATTCTGACTATTCTTCTGGAGATAAAAAAGGAGAGCTGAAAGAACTTACAGTCGACCTTTTAATTGGGGCAGACGGAGCCAATAGTAGAGTTGCAAAAGCGATGGACGCAGGAGATTACAAAGTAGCTATAGCATTTCAGGAAAGAATTAAATTGCCCAAAGAAGAAATGAGTTACTATGAAGATCTTGCCGAAATGTATGTAGGAACTGACGTTTCTCCTGACTTTTATGGTTGGGTATTTCCTAAATATGATCATGTTGCTGTAGGAACAGGTACAATGCAGGAGAATCAATCATTAATAAAGGGTCTACAAGAAGGAGTAAGGAATAGGGCAAAAAAAAGACTCGTAAATGGTGAGGTTATAAAAGTAGAGGCACATCCTATTCCTGAGCATCCTAGGCCTCGAAGAGTTGTTGGGAGAATGGCTTTAGTAGGAGATGCTGCTGGTTATGTTACGAAGAGTTCTGGAGAGGGAATATATTTTGCTGCAAAGAGTGGAAGAATGTGTGCAGAAGAAATTGTTGAAGCTTCAAAAAATGGAGAAATTATACCCTCAGAAAATGATTTAAAAAATTACTTAAAGAAATGGGATAAAAAGTATGGAGCAACATATAAGGTACTAGAAATTCTGCAAAATATTTTTTATAGGAACGATTCTGCTAGAGAAGCTTTTGTGGAAATGTGTGATGATATGGACGTTCAAAGACTCACTTTCGATAGTTATTTATATAAAAAAGTTGTTGCAATGAAACCAATACAGCAAATTAAACTTACCTTGCTTACTCTTGGATCAATTTTAAGAGGAAAGGCACTTGCACCATTAAATTACAAACCTGTTGATAGTGCAGTAAGAGAAGAGAAAGAAGTTGAAAAAATGCTTAAAAATTATTCAATTAAAGGGGGTATTAAAGTTAAACGTTCAAAAGTGTAA
- the glyS gene encoding glycine--tRNA ligase subunit beta, with protein sequence MSKYLLEIGTEELPAKFSHSVLDQFKSLIEFELDKKLIKYNNVVVSSTPRRIVLLIEGLIDYAEDKTIVRKGPKADSAFFNGSPTNAALGFANSLGIEVGELEIKNTEKGDFVFGMKIEKGESTRTSLSSIIPKVIKSLQGPRFMKWGEGNIKFSRPIRWIASLYNDEILDFVFDECDPKIQISNKSKSHRLINEVFEVRNPYNYFELMKQYRVLVKRNERKEKISSLINNEAKFLNVNPDLSEELLNELTDLVEWPELIVGKFSEEFLELPVEVLSTVMKSHQRYVPLLLKNNTFSKLDLSSEKNISTNFFVISNGLEESNDNIAKGNEKVLRARFSDAKFFVASDKKVSSIERNEKLKSVSYLKGLGNILQRVERIVEVTKKILLFLNDKSLEEIKIIEAAKYCKNDLSSEIVYEFPELQGIMGGKYLKNEGFNDDVCLAVAEHYLPSFYKDALPSTKYGAIVSIADKIETLISIFISGKRPSGSSDPYALRRNLNGVIKIIWDYELYLPLDNLFNELIEFWGISFPNLNFSKEEVLNDLNEFLFQRIGSHLEELSLSKELIKAVCYSGEFSKKRILNLVDLKNRIKALVIFKEKETFVEIQRVITRVSKLSNSSNLPSDVFSIGDYIDTKLFEKDCELKLFEFIRELEKLFSKDYCNYLKLLNLFEININTIEDFFDNEKGVLVMSEDTKIRNNRLNLLSLIRNYSLKIADFTLLNV encoded by the coding sequence TTGTCTAAATATTTACTTGAGATAGGAACCGAAGAGTTGCCCGCTAAATTTTCTCATTCTGTTCTTGATCAATTTAAATCTCTAATAGAATTTGAATTGGATAAAAAGCTTATTAAATACAACAATGTTGTTGTTTCCTCTACACCAAGGAGGATAGTTCTACTTATAGAAGGCTTAATCGATTACGCTGAAGACAAAACGATAGTGAGAAAAGGACCTAAAGCAGATTCAGCTTTTTTTAACGGATCTCCTACTAATGCAGCTTTAGGTTTTGCTAATAGTTTAGGTATAGAAGTAGGTGAGCTAGAAATAAAAAATACGGAAAAGGGTGATTTTGTTTTTGGAATGAAAATTGAGAAGGGAGAATCAACAAGAACTTCGTTGTCTTCAATTATTCCTAAAGTAATTAAGAGTCTTCAAGGTCCTCGATTTATGAAATGGGGAGAGGGGAACATAAAATTTTCAAGACCTATTAGGTGGATTGCCTCTCTTTACAATGATGAAATTCTTGATTTTGTATTTGATGAATGTGATCCAAAGATTCAAATAAGTAATAAATCAAAAAGCCATAGACTAATAAATGAAGTTTTTGAAGTTAGAAACCCTTATAATTATTTTGAATTAATGAAACAATATAGGGTATTAGTTAAGCGAAACGAAAGGAAAGAAAAAATTTCAAGTCTTATAAATAATGAAGCTAAATTCCTAAATGTTAATCCTGACCTTTCTGAAGAATTGCTTAATGAACTAACTGATTTAGTTGAATGGCCAGAATTAATTGTTGGTAAGTTTAGTGAAGAATTTCTTGAGCTTCCTGTAGAAGTTCTGTCAACAGTTATGAAAAGTCATCAGAGATATGTGCCTCTTTTATTAAAAAATAATACTTTTTCCAAGCTAGATTTAAGCTCTGAAAAAAACATAAGTACAAATTTTTTCGTGATTTCAAATGGTCTTGAAGAATCAAATGATAATATTGCTAAGGGTAATGAGAAAGTATTAAGGGCAAGGTTTTCAGATGCAAAGTTTTTTGTGGCTAGTGATAAAAAGGTTTCTTCAATTGAAAGGAATGAAAAACTTAAATCTGTTTCTTATTTGAAAGGACTTGGCAATATTCTTCAGAGAGTAGAAAGAATAGTGGAAGTTACTAAAAAGATTCTTTTATTTTTAAATGATAAATCTTTAGAAGAGATCAAAATAATAGAAGCTGCCAAATACTGTAAAAACGACTTGTCTAGCGAAATTGTATACGAATTCCCAGAGTTGCAGGGAATAATGGGTGGTAAATATCTCAAAAATGAAGGATTTAATGATGATGTTTGTTTGGCTGTAGCTGAACATTATTTACCTTCTTTTTATAAAGATGCTTTGCCCTCTACAAAATACGGTGCAATAGTTTCCATAGCAGACAAGATTGAAACTTTAATAAGTATATTTATTTCTGGTAAGCGTCCAAGTGGATCATCTGATCCTTATGCTCTGAGAAGAAATTTAAATGGAGTCATTAAAATAATTTGGGATTACGAACTTTATTTGCCTTTAGATAATTTGTTTAACGAGCTTATTGAGTTTTGGGGAATCTCATTCCCGAACTTGAACTTCTCAAAAGAGGAAGTTTTAAATGATTTAAATGAATTTTTATTTCAAAGAATTGGCAGTCATCTCGAAGAATTATCTTTAAGTAAAGAATTAATAAAAGCCGTATGCTACTCGGGTGAATTTTCTAAAAAAAGAATATTGAATCTTGTTGATTTGAAAAATAGGATTAAAGCTCTTGTCATTTTTAAAGAAAAAGAAACTTTTGTTGAAATCCAGAGGGTAATTACTAGGGTAAGTAAATTATCGAATAGCAGTAATCTGCCATCAGATGTTTTCTCAATAGGAGACTATATAGACACTAAACTTTTTGAAAAAGATTGTGAATTAAAATTATTTGAATTTATTAGAGAATTAGAAAAACTTTTTTCGAAAGATTATTGCAATTATTTGAAACTTCTAAATTTGTTCGAGATTAATATAAATACTATTGAGGATTTTTTTGATAATGAAAAGGGTGTTCTGGTAATGTCAGAAGATACAAAAATAAGAAATAATAGACTTAACTTATTGAGTCTAATTAGAAATTATTCTCTAAAGATCGCTGACTTTACACTTTTGAACGTTTAA